ATGCGCTGGAATGGGTAAACGACTGGTTTGGCCGCTTGCGCGATACCACGGTGACAAACTTTGTGGGCGCTCCAGATGGAGGCTCGCTTGGCCAACGTGTTGTGAAAGGCGGCAGCTATCGCAATCAGGCCGCACTCATCAATGTGCTTTCGCGTGGAGATATCTACACGGTGACATCTGTTGCACGCGAAGATTATGTCGGCTTCCGTTTGGCTTATGGCGATATCCCTAATGCCGTATGGATGGGCGACAATGGCCGCGTTGCCTCTAGCAAGGTGACTCCGCTTGCAAATGCGACATCGATTTATTCGTACACCGATAGCTATAAGACAAAGCTCGTGTTCCGTAACGAAGAATCCGGGAATTTGTCCTATATTGATTATTCCAACGGCGCGCTTTCGGTGGTAGAAATTGTCGATACGCTTGAATCTTACCATCCAGAAATTTCGCCTGATGGAAACCATGTGGCGTTTTGCACGCAGTTCGAGGGCAACGAAGGAGAATCGAGCCTTTATGTGCGCGACTTGAATGCGGAAGGTTCGAATCTAGTCAAGTTGAATGTGAAAAGTGCGGCGATTCCGCGCTGGCGTGTTCTTGAAAACGGAGATACGGTGATTGTCTATGTGACAGATGTCGGTGTCAACAAGAGCGAAGCTACGTTCCTGTCTAATTCCACGTGGCAGGTGCCTTTTGCAAATGGTAAATTCGGCACACCGCAAAAGCTTTTTGACGGTGCTTATCATGGTGGAATCAGTGACGATGACCGTTTGGCTGTGACGGGGGCGCGCCTTTTGCGAGCTCGCGTCGATGATCGCGATACCCTTTGGTACAATGGGGAACAGGCTTGCAATGTGTCGCTTTCGAAAGACGGCCAAAAGCAGACGCTGTTCCTTGATTTTGCTAGCGCCACGGGCAAGAATTTTGTGGGCTCAAAGTATTCGGCGCACCAGTATATTTTTGTGGCGGATAGTTCTGGTAAGTTGATCCAGTCGGTTGCCGCACCTAAAGGCTTTACGTTTGATCATACGGAATGGGTGGCCGGAGATGGTCGATTGGCTGTGGCGACACTCACGAACAGTAATGGTTCCCACACCGAAATCGTTCTGGTCAATATGTCCGATGGCAGCGTCGTGGAGCTTGCCAAGGGCAACGAGCTTTGGCACCCGAATCTTTGGATCTATACGAATCCGCGTGCTGCTGAAAATAAAACGCTTGATAAGGATAGCGCGGGGGTCTATATGAACCCCGAAGATGCCTTGGCATCTTACATGATGCGGAATAACATGGAGCTATTATGGCGCTATCGGGATTCTGCGAATGTCGTGATTCTCGGCTCTTCGAGACCTTTGAATGCGCTGTCTCCCAAGGAATTCTCGTCGCCGTTTTTTGCGGTGAATTTTGCCCATGTGCCGAACTCCATTTATGCCTCTCATGATTATCTTGAAAGGTATTTGCTCGTTCACTTGAAAAAGCTGAAGTATATCGTGATTTCTTTGGATATCGACTTTTGGTATAAGACGGATGGTCCGGAGAGCGATAACTTCTTTGCGACGAGTTTCTACGATTATCCGGGTTATGTGTACGATGCGAATCACGACTACTGGAAAGACGGATACCCGGATGGCTTGCTAGAAAGTACCGAGAATGCCATTTCGATGGTGGAATACGACCGTTATTTTGCCGACCGCGGACGCTTTATGGCCAACGAATGCTACTCCTGGGGCGATACGGTAGAGATTACCTTGGATTCAACCTATTATGACGATAAAATGTATTTGATCGAGAATAGTCTCGAGACCTTGAAAAAAATTATTGAAATGGCGGCGGAAAAAGATATATATGTCGTGGGCTTGATTTTGCCGCAGAACCCGAAATACAAGGAAACAGGCGCGTTTGGCCGCTATGGCTTGCGCCGTAGTGTGGCGAAAACAATCATTGAGGAAATTGCGGGATACAAAACACTGTATCCTAATTTCGCTTTGCTAGATGAAAATAAAATGGGCGAGCACGATTACTCCGATGACATGGCGCTAGATTTCGATCATTTGTGCGCTGCTGGCGCTCCCAAAATTACTTCTCGCGTTGATTCCCTTTTGAAAACTTTAAAATGACGGAACGCTAAAAACACTTTCCCTTTTAAATTGCTATTTTTTGACACGGAATAAACAAAAAGAGGATTCTATGTGCGAAAATTGCAATTCTAATCGTCCCGTCCGTGTCCGTTTTGCTCCCAGTCCTACGGGCTACTTGCATGTGGGCGGTGCGCGTACCGCTATTTACAACTACTTTTTTGCAAAACACATGGGCGGTACGTTCTACCTGCGTATCGAAGATACCGACCGTAAGCGTTACAACGAAACTGCATTGCACGACTTGATGCGCGACCTCAAGTGGTTGGGCCTGCAGTGGGACGAAGGTCCAGGTTGCGAAGGCGACTGCGGTCCGTACTTCCAGAGCGAACGCTTGGATATTTATCACCGCGAAATCAAGAAGCTCCTGGATGCCGGCTACGCCTACTACTGCTTCTGCTCCGAAGAACGCCTGCAGGAAGTCCGCGCCGAACAGGAAAAGTCTCACGTGCCGGTTACCGGTTACGACCGCCACTGCCGTAATATCAGCCGCGAAGAAGCCGAAGCCCGCATTGCCGCCGGCGAAAAGGCCGTGATCCGTTTCAAGGTTCCCGAAACCGGTGTCACCGAATTCGATGACATGATTCGCGGCCACATCAGCTACCAGAACGAACTTCTGGACGACCTCGTGCTCATCAAGCGCGACGGTTACCCGACTTACCATTTTGCAAGCGTCGTTGACGACCACCTGATGGGTACCACTCACGTGCTCCGCGGCGATGAATGGATTAGCTCTACGCCGAAGCATGAACTCTTGTACAAGGCCTTTGGCTGGCAGCCGCCCGTATGGTGCCACCTGCCGGTGATTCTTGACAAGAACGGCGGTAAACTTTCTAAGCGTAAGGGCGCCGCCTCTGTGGGTGACTTCCGCGACCTCGGCTACCTGCCCGAAACGCTGGTGAACTACTTGGCTCTCCTCGGCTGGAACCCGGGCGATGACCGCGAAGTCATGACCATCAAGGAAATGGTTGATAGCTTTACGCTCGAACGCATTAACCCGAAGTCCGCCAGCTTTGACGAAAAGAAGCTGCAGTGGATGAACGGCCAGCACATTCACCTGTGCGATGACGGCATGCTCAAGGGAATCATGAAGGAAGGACTCGTTGCCAAGGGTATCGACCTCTCCAAGGAACCGGAAGCCCGTCTCGACGAAATCGTGAAGCAGCTCAAGCCGCGTGCCCACTTTGTGCAGGACTTGGCCGACATGGCCGTGTACTTCTTTGTGGCTCCGACCACTTACGATGAAAAGGGTGCCAAGAAGCACTTTGGCGAAGGCTCCAAGGAAGTGGCAACGCTCGTGCGCGATATGCTCGCCTCCATTGAAGACTTCAAGACTCCCGTCATCGAAAAGGGTTTCTATGACCTGGCCGAACGTTGCGGTCACAAGGTCGGTGAACTCGTCGGTGCCCCGCGTCTTGCCGTGTCCGGTGTTACCGCAGGCCCTGGCTTGTGGGAAATGTTTGAACTCATTGGTAAAGAAGAAGTGCTCCGCCGTATCGACGTGGCTCTTCCGCTCATGAAGTAAACCGTAAGACATGCGCGAACAGTTCCCTCACAGATTGTACTCTCAGAGGCTTTTTTGCCGACGCTGCCAGAAGGTAGTGGAACACGGCGTATTTGCCCGCGAGGCGTATTCAACCTTTGGGGGAATGGATCCGCATATTCCTCTTTTATGTTGTTGTGAATCCTGCGGCACCATGTTTGTTGCTTTTTCGAACGAATTCGTTTTTTGCAACAGGGAATATGTCAATCGCGACTATACCAAAATTTACGGCTACAACCGCATCAAGGCGGGCGATTGGGTTTATTTTAAAGGTTCGCCCAAGCCGGGCTTTGTCAAGAGCATCTTCCAGACGCCCGACAAGTTGATTTTGGTTGTCACTTATGACGGCGGCCCCTTTCAAAGAATTGAAAAACCCAGGGTTACGATAGAAGACGAAGAATCCCCCGAAGGGTATCGCCTTTTGCCGATTCAGAGCGCGCAGACACTTTTGGGCGACTACATTTACCACGCCATTCGTGACCAGTTTGGTATAGCCGTTGGCTTGGTCAACGACGGCGAAAAAGACAAGCTCGCGGTTTTGTTGAAAGACCATACGCTGGTGTTTATTACGCTCCCGCCTTTGGCTCAGAATCTGTCGAACGAAAAGCTGTGTGCTACGGTGCAGGGCAAGCTTGCCCAGGTGTTCCCGGAACATTGCGATAAAATTTCGGTCGAAGCGGGGCAGGGCATTATTTACCTGAACGGCCTTGTCAAGAACCTGTCTATCCAGCGGGCGGTGGTAAAGTGCGTGAACGCTTTGCCCAAGGTGCGCGGCTGTGTGGACTTTACCCGCGTGGTAGTGCCGCCGTTTATGACCGACGAACAGATTGAAAAGTCTGTGTACGACCAGCTGGATGCTTCGGCGACGCGCTTGTTCGATTGCAAGGTGCGTGTGCAGGATGGCAAGGTGCAGGTCGAGGCGTTTTGCTATGAAAACGAACGCCCGAAGGATTTGGATAACCGCTTGGCTGAAATTCCGGGCGTACGCGACTTGATTTGCCTGGTGACAGAAGTTTATGATCCTGTAAACGTAGAAGTCTGCCAAAAGGTAGAGTCGGAAATTGCGTCGAGTTCTTTTTTACGCGGCGCAAATGTTAGAATATCTTGCAATAACCGCAGGTTTTTGCTGGAAGGGAGTGTGACTTCGCTATTGCAAAAGGAACTTGCCTTTGCGACACTCCTCAAGAATGTAAAGACGACGTCCATTGAAAACCGTTTAAGAATAGTTTAGGAGGTGCCTATGGCTACCGGTTACGAAAAAATTAATGCGATAAAGAACAAGCTGAAAGTCAAGCAGACGGTGAATGACTTGGCTCGTCTGATGAATTGCGGCCCCCGTACTATTTTCCGCCATTTGGAAGTGATTGGCGAAGAAAACTGCGGTCTACGTAAGTTCAAGGAAAATGGTGAAACCTATTACATTATCCAGACCGAAAAAGAAGCGAATTTCAACCAGGAAGTCGTAAAGCAGCTTGAAAAGATCAAGAAGAGTTTGCCTGCAAATGCCGCTCCCGATATCAAGACGGTCAAGCTTCTGGATAAGGTCATCAAGACCATGCAGACCACGAATCCCGAAGACTTCAAGCCCGAGGCGATTTCGACGGACCCGGATTACGTTCTGGATTACGGCCCCTTCAGCGACGACAAGTTGCAAGACACTATGGTCAATCGCGTGCTCAAGGCAATTCACGACGGTTTTTCCATCAAGATCCATTACCGCCCCTCCGGCAAGGGCCATACGGACGCCGAAGAGGTGACCCTGGAAGTGAACCCGGTCAAGGTAATTATGCGCGTAGACACGCTTTACCTGGTGGCTGGTGAAATGGATGAAAAGGGAAACCAGATTTTCAAGAATTACGTTTTTGAACGCATTGACAGCGTGACCGAAACGAATCACGCCATGCCCAAGTTTGTGTTCGATGCCAAGCTGCATTACAAGTACTGCTTTGGCAAGTATTCTGGCCAGGGCGCTCCCGAAGATGTATCTCTTGAAATCAAGTCGACCTCCAAGTGGTTGCAGTCGCAGTTTGAACGCTCGCATTTCTTCCCTGAAATTTCGAAGCGCTTCGACAAGAACAAGAACATGATTGTCGACATGAAACTGCGCATTACGCCGGATTTGGAAACCTGGCTGATGGGTGTTGCGACGGATGTCCGCATTCTTAAACCTGCATCGCTTAAAGAAAGCGTGAAGAAGTTATTGAAAAAGGCTCTCGCTGAGATGGATGCCTAAAATGGAATCGCATAATCTTTCTGACTATAATTTTGAATTCCCTAAGGAACTGATTGCCAGCCGTACGGCGGGCAAGGGGAAAACCCGTATTTTGCATTGCCCCAAGGATGGCGGTGAACGCCGCATTCTGAAGGCTCCTGAAATTGTCGACCTTTTTAAGCCGGGCGATTGCCTGGTGGTAAATAACACGAAGGTGATTCCGGCCCGATTGTACGGCCACACCATGCACGGCGGCGAAGTCGAAACGCTCTTGGTGCAGGCTTTGATTCCCGCTGAAGACGGCTCAGCCCGCTACGAGGCGCAGGTCCGCCCGGGTAAGGCTTTCAAGATCGGTCGCGAACTTGAAATTGCCGGCGTCAAGACGGTTGTCGAAGACATCAAGGAAGACGGCGCTCGCGTGCTGCGCTTTGCGGTAACGCCTGTGGAACTGGAGACGGTGATGAACCGCGAAGGACACGTGCCTCTGCCGCCTTACATTGACCGCCCCGATGACGAAGACGACAAGAAGGCTTACCAGACGATTTTCGCGAAGTATTCGGGTGCGGTGGCTGCTCCGACGGCTAGCCTCCACTTTAGCGAAGAAATGCTCGAAGCCTTGAAGGCGAAGGGTGTTTACGTTGCCGAAGTCACGCTGCATGTGGGCCCGGGAACCTTCCAGAATATCTCTGTCGAAGACTTTACGCAGCACAAGATGCATGGCGAACATTACGAGCTCACTGCCGAAAATGCCGACATCATCAACAAGGCCAAGCGCGATGGTGGTCGCATTGTAACGGTGGGCACCACGAGTACCCGCGTCATCGAAACGATTGCCGACGCGAACGGATTCCTGAAGCCGCAAAAGGGCGTGACCCATGCGTTCTTCTATCCGGGTTACCGCTACAAGATTGTGGATGGCTTGCTGACCAATTTCCACTGGCCCAAGAGTAGCCTCATCTTGCTGGTGTCCGCCTTC
This genomic window from Fibrobacter sp. UWB5 contains:
- a CDS encoding TIGR02171 family protein, with amino-acid sequence MKWCVILMCALSGLFCACSSSDKSTSQNDAIDDELPDEPNLDSLTLGDTLSVKDSLDIEDTLAKEEVVPAGMLLVKAKGATVVLESMKVKFSYDFWISKSEVTCGEFNALMKPATGLALACENDSLPVTDLTYYDAVLLANERSKAEGFDTAYTYLKKYLDSDKHCVRLEGFEYLPAKKAVHLPTEAEWIFAANQDWNPQEKAWTADNSDYKLHPVCSKADEGEICDMAGNALEWVNDWFGRLRDTTVTNFVGAPDGGSLGQRVVKGGSYRNQAALINVLSRGDIYTVTSVAREDYVGFRLAYGDIPNAVWMGDNGRVASSKVTPLANATSIYSYTDSYKTKLVFRNEESGNLSYIDYSNGALSVVEIVDTLESYHPEISPDGNHVAFCTQFEGNEGESSLYVRDLNAEGSNLVKLNVKSAAIPRWRVLENGDTVIVYVTDVGVNKSEATFLSNSTWQVPFANGKFGTPQKLFDGAYHGGISDDDRLAVTGARLLRARVDDRDTLWYNGEQACNVSLSKDGQKQTLFLDFASATGKNFVGSKYSAHQYIFVADSSGKLIQSVAAPKGFTFDHTEWVAGDGRLAVATLTNSNGSHTEIVLVNMSDGSVVELAKGNELWHPNLWIYTNPRAAENKTLDKDSAGVYMNPEDALASYMMRNNMELLWRYRDSANVVILGSSRPLNALSPKEFSSPFFAVNFAHVPNSIYASHDYLERYLLVHLKKLKYIVISLDIDFWYKTDGPESDNFFATSFYDYPGYVYDANHDYWKDGYPDGLLESTENAISMVEYDRYFADRGRFMANECYSWGDTVEITLDSTYYDDKMYLIENSLETLKKIIEMAAEKDIYVVGLILPQNPKYKETGAFGRYGLRRSVAKTIIEEIAGYKTLYPNFALLDENKMGEHDYSDDMALDFDHLCAAGAPKITSRVDSLLKTLK
- the gltX gene encoding glutamate--tRNA ligase, which produces MCENCNSNRPVRVRFAPSPTGYLHVGGARTAIYNYFFAKHMGGTFYLRIEDTDRKRYNETALHDLMRDLKWLGLQWDEGPGCEGDCGPYFQSERLDIYHREIKKLLDAGYAYYCFCSEERLQEVRAEQEKSHVPVTGYDRHCRNISREEAEARIAAGEKAVIRFKVPETGVTEFDDMIRGHISYQNELLDDLVLIKRDGYPTYHFASVVDDHLMGTTHVLRGDEWISSTPKHELLYKAFGWQPPVWCHLPVILDKNGGKLSKRKGAASVGDFRDLGYLPETLVNYLALLGWNPGDDREVMTIKEMVDSFTLERINPKSASFDEKKLQWMNGQHIHLCDDGMLKGIMKEGLVAKGIDLSKEPEARLDEIVKQLKPRAHFVQDLADMAVYFFVAPTTYDEKGAKKHFGEGSKEVATLVRDMLASIEDFKTPVIEKGFYDLAERCGHKVGELVGAPRLAVSGVTAGPGLWEMFELIGKEEVLRRIDVALPLMK
- a CDS encoding BON domain-containing protein; amino-acid sequence: MFVAFSNEFVFCNREYVNRDYTKIYGYNRIKAGDWVYFKGSPKPGFVKSIFQTPDKLILVVTYDGGPFQRIEKPRVTIEDEESPEGYRLLPIQSAQTLLGDYIYHAIRDQFGIAVGLVNDGEKDKLAVLLKDHTLVFITLPPLAQNLSNEKLCATVQGKLAQVFPEHCDKISVEAGQGIIYLNGLVKNLSIQRAVVKCVNALPKVRGCVDFTRVVVPPFMTDEQIEKSVYDQLDASATRLFDCKVRVQDGKVQVEAFCYENERPKDLDNRLAEIPGVRDLICLVTEVYDPVNVEVCQKVESEIASSSFLRGANVRISCNNRRFLLEGSVTSLLQKELAFATLLKNVKTTSIENRLRIV
- a CDS encoding YafY family protein, encoding MATGYEKINAIKNKLKVKQTVNDLARLMNCGPRTIFRHLEVIGEENCGLRKFKENGETYYIIQTEKEANFNQEVVKQLEKIKKSLPANAAPDIKTVKLLDKVIKTMQTTNPEDFKPEAISTDPDYVLDYGPFSDDKLQDTMVNRVLKAIHDGFSIKIHYRPSGKGHTDAEEVTLEVNPVKVIMRVDTLYLVAGEMDEKGNQIFKNYVFERIDSVTETNHAMPKFVFDAKLHYKYCFGKYSGQGAPEDVSLEIKSTSKWLQSQFERSHFFPEISKRFDKNKNMIVDMKLRITPDLETWLMGVATDVRILKPASLKESVKKLLKKALAEMDA
- the queA gene encoding tRNA preQ1(34) S-adenosylmethionine ribosyltransferase-isomerase QueA is translated as MESHNLSDYNFEFPKELIASRTAGKGKTRILHCPKDGGERRILKAPEIVDLFKPGDCLVVNNTKVIPARLYGHTMHGGEVETLLVQALIPAEDGSARYEAQVRPGKAFKIGRELEIAGVKTVVEDIKEDGARVLRFAVTPVELETVMNREGHVPLPPYIDRPDDEDDKKAYQTIFAKYSGAVAAPTASLHFSEEMLEALKAKGVYVAEVTLHVGPGTFQNISVEDFTQHKMHGEHYELTAENADIINKAKRDGGRIVTVGTTSTRVIETIADANGFLKPQKGVTHAFFYPGYRYKIVDGLLTNFHWPKSSLILLVSAFYGRENTLEAYKMAVENKMKFFSYGDGMLIL